In a single window of the Phaeobacter sp. G2 genome:
- a CDS encoding SDR family NAD(P)-dependent oxidoreductase, protein MTNGNHNKTAIITGGAGGLGLALDAGLRQAGWSTVLIDLPGPALAALPAVKGRQVIGCDLTDAAAMGTLCEQIRDDQGSIDLVVYNAGITWIGACADLSPEAHRKVFDINYFAATEMAQALLGDLRRAKGTHLAISSVAGFSPLLHRTAYAASKHALEGFFKSLRSEEKQYGVRVAIAAPSFVATNIGRSEAKTNGIARPGAAVDGVDYMTPEEAAAEILKGLKRGKSVIPVGRVARLSWIINRVSPGLFEWLMQRKIGAGLAKEQ, encoded by the coding sequence ATGACAAACGGGAACCACAACAAAACGGCTATTATCACCGGCGGAGCAGGGGGGCTGGGCCTGGCCCTGGATGCGGGGTTGCGCCAGGCGGGCTGGTCTACAGTCTTGATCGACTTGCCGGGACCTGCGCTTGCGGCTCTGCCTGCAGTGAAGGGGCGGCAAGTCATTGGCTGTGATCTGACGGATGCCGCCGCCATGGGCACGCTGTGTGAGCAGATCCGTGACGATCAGGGCTCAATTGATCTGGTGGTCTATAATGCGGGCATCACCTGGATTGGCGCCTGCGCCGATCTGAGCCCAGAGGCGCATCGAAAGGTTTTTGATATCAATTACTTTGCGGCAACGGAAATGGCCCAGGCCCTGCTCGGGGACCTGCGCCGGGCCAAGGGCACCCATCTGGCGATCTCATCGGTTGCCGGGTTTAGCCCGCTGTTGCACCGCACCGCCTATGCCGCCAGCAAACACGCGCTGGAGGGGTTCTTCAAATCCCTGCGATCTGAGGAAAAGCAATACGGGGTCCGGGTGGCGATTGCCGCGCCCAGTTTTGTGGCGACCAATATTGGCCGATCCGAGGCCAAAACCAATGGCATTGCCCGCCCAGGGGCGGCGGTGGACGGGGTGGATTACATGACCCCCGAAGAGGCTGCGGCAGAGATCCTTAAGGGGCTGAAGCGGGGCAAAAGCGTCATTCCCGTGGGGCGGGTGGCGCGATTGTCCTGGATCATCAACCGAGTGTCGCCGGGACTTTTTGAATGGCTGATGCAGCGAAAGATCGGCGCAGGTCTTGCAAAGGAACAGTAG
- a CDS encoding AMP-binding protein encodes MSEPSAAGLILHTSGTTARPKMVQLSQQNLAISCGNIAQSVELNDLDISLCSMPLFHIHGWMAGQWGSSARSWGSSMGSLPVQKPVQILVQISAGKRIAA; translated from the coding sequence ATGTCTGAGCCCAGCGCAGCGGGGCTTATCCTGCATACCTCAGGCACCACGGCGCGCCCCAAGATGGTGCAGCTGAGCCAGCAGAACTTGGCGATCTCCTGCGGCAATATCGCCCAGTCGGTGGAGCTGAACGATCTGGATATCTCGCTCTGCTCCATGCCGCTGTTTCATATCCATGGATGGATGGCTGGTCAGTGGGGAAGTTCTGCAAGGAGCTGGGGCAGCTCTATGGGCAGTCTTCCTGTGCAAAAGCCGGTGCAAATACTGGTGCAAATCTCTGCGGGAAAGCGGATCGCCGCCTGA